The following proteins come from a genomic window of Micromonospora echinofusca:
- a CDS encoding 8-amino-7-oxononanoate synthase produces MADWLAALDRRAALRAKAGLTRRLRARAAGDAVVDLAGNDYLGLATHPEVTAAAARALSAYGLGATGSRLVRGSTDVHHALEDALADWLGADRALVFSSGYLANLAAVRALVRPRTLLVSDAHNHASLIDGCRISGAETVVTPHADVAAVAAALAAAPGRPAVVVTESVFSVDGDLAPLARLHAVAREHGALLLVDDAHALGVTGPSGAGGVAAAGLAGQPDVVVTATLSKALGGAGGVVAGPAEFVRHVIETGRTFIFDTALPPAVAAGVHAAVGLARAGDDLRAELADRAALAVRRLGAAGLAVSAPDGAVVSVTTPGPEAATAWAADCRDRGVAVGCFRPPSTPDSRSRLRLTIGAGVPRADFERALETIVACAP; encoded by the coding sequence GTGGCGGACTGGCTGGCGGCGCTCGACCGCCGCGCCGCACTGCGCGCGAAGGCGGGGCTGACCCGCCGGCTGCGAGCGCGGGCCGCCGGCGACGCCGTGGTCGACCTGGCCGGCAACGACTACCTCGGCCTGGCCACCCACCCCGAGGTCACCGCTGCGGCGGCGCGGGCGCTGTCGGCGTACGGGCTGGGGGCCACCGGGTCGCGGCTGGTGCGCGGCTCCACCGACGTCCACCACGCGCTCGAGGACGCCCTCGCCGACTGGCTCGGCGCCGACCGGGCGCTCGTCTTCTCCTCCGGCTACCTGGCCAACCTCGCGGCGGTGCGGGCGCTGGTGCGGCCCCGTACGCTGCTCGTCTCCGACGCCCACAACCACGCGTCCCTGATCGACGGGTGCCGCATCTCCGGCGCGGAGACCGTGGTGACCCCGCACGCCGACGTGGCGGCGGTGGCCGCCGCGCTCGCCGCCGCGCCGGGCCGTCCGGCGGTGGTCGTCACCGAGTCGGTCTTCTCCGTCGACGGTGACCTCGCCCCGCTGGCCCGGCTGCACGCCGTCGCCCGGGAGCACGGCGCGCTGCTGCTGGTCGACGACGCGCACGCCCTCGGCGTGACCGGCCCGTCCGGCGCCGGGGGAGTCGCCGCCGCCGGCCTCGCCGGCCAGCCCGACGTGGTCGTCACCGCCACCCTCTCCAAGGCCCTCGGCGGCGCGGGCGGGGTGGTGGCGGGGCCGGCGGAGTTCGTCCGGCACGTGATCGAGACCGGCCGCACCTTCATCTTCGACACCGCGCTGCCCCCGGCCGTCGCCGCCGGCGTGCACGCCGCCGTCGGCCTGGCCCGCGCCGGTGACGACCTGCGCGCCGAGTTGGCCGACCGGGCGGCCCTGGCCGTGCGCCGGCTCGGCGCCGCCGGGCTGGCGGTCTCCGCCCCCGACGGCGCGGTCGTCTCGGTCACCACGCCGGGCCCCGAGGCGGCGACCGCCTGGGCGGCGGACTGCCGCGACCGGGGGGTCGCCGTGGGCTGCTTCCGGCCCCCGTCCACGCCCGACAGCCGGTCCCGGCTGCGCCTGACCATCGGCGCCGGCGTCCCCCGGGCGGACTTCGAGCGCGCCCTGGAGACCATCGTGGCGTGTGCCCCGTGA
- the bioB gene encoding biotin synthase BioB produces the protein MPEILDQARTQVLENGVGLDEAGVLAVLNLPDEQLPAALQLAHEVRMRWCGPEVEVEGIVSLKTGGCPEDCHFCSQSGLFTSPVRSVWLDIPSLVEAAKQTAATGATEFCIVAAVRGPDARLMKQMREGVAAIKAEVDIQVAASLGMLNKEQVDELVDMGVHRYNHNLETCRSYFPNVVTTHSWEERWETLRMVRESGMEVCCGGILGLGETVEQRAEFAAQLAELDPHEVPLNFLNPRPGTPLGDRPVVEGKDALRAIAAFRLAMPRTILRYAGGREITLGDLGTRDGLLGGINAVIVGNYLTTLGRPATDDLKMLDDLKMPVKALSATL, from the coding sequence ATGCCAGAGATCCTCGACCAGGCCCGAACCCAGGTGCTGGAGAACGGCGTCGGTCTCGACGAGGCCGGCGTCCTCGCCGTGCTGAACCTGCCCGACGAGCAGTTGCCCGCCGCCCTCCAGCTCGCCCACGAGGTGCGGATGCGCTGGTGCGGGCCGGAGGTGGAGGTCGAGGGCATCGTCTCGCTGAAGACCGGCGGGTGCCCGGAGGACTGCCACTTCTGCTCGCAGTCGGGCCTGTTCACCTCCCCGGTCCGGTCGGTCTGGCTGGACATCCCCTCGCTGGTCGAGGCGGCGAAGCAGACCGCGGCGACCGGGGCGACGGAGTTCTGCATCGTGGCGGCCGTGCGCGGCCCGGACGCCCGGCTGATGAAGCAGATGCGCGAGGGCGTCGCCGCGATCAAGGCCGAGGTCGACATCCAGGTGGCCGCGTCGCTGGGCATGCTCAACAAGGAGCAGGTCGACGAGCTGGTCGACATGGGCGTGCACCGCTACAACCACAACCTGGAGACCTGCCGCTCCTACTTCCCCAACGTGGTCACCACCCACTCCTGGGAGGAGCGCTGGGAGACCCTGCGGATGGTCCGCGAGTCCGGCATGGAGGTCTGCTGCGGCGGCATCCTCGGCCTCGGCGAGACGGTGGAGCAGCGGGCCGAGTTCGCCGCGCAGCTCGCCGAGCTGGACCCGCACGAGGTCCCGCTGAACTTCCTCAACCCCCGCCCCGGCACCCCGCTGGGCGACCGGCCGGTCGTGGAGGGCAAGGACGCGCTGCGCGCCATCGCCGCCTTCCGGCTGGCCATGCCGCGCACCATCCTGCGGTACGCGGGCGGCCGGGAGATCACCCTCGGTGACCTGGGCACCCGCGACGGCCTGCTCGGCGGCATCAACGCGGTCATCGTCGGCAACTACCTGACCACCCTGGGCCGGCCGGCGACCGACGACCTGAAGATGCTCGACGACCTGAAGATGCCCGTCAAGGCGCTCTCCGCGACGCTGTGA
- the bsaP gene encoding biotin synthase auxiliary protein BsaP has protein sequence MTTSDAATAAGGASAAWCDRCGEAVAAGSHDGCAAARVLEPPRFCPHCRRRMKVQVLPVGWASVCVEHGEMRG, from the coding sequence GTGACGACGAGTGACGCGGCGACGGCGGCCGGCGGGGCGTCGGCCGCCTGGTGCGACCGCTGCGGCGAGGCCGTGGCGGCCGGGTCGCACGACGGGTGCGCGGCGGCCCGGGTGCTGGAGCCGCCGCGCTTCTGCCCGCACTGCCGCCGCCGGATGAAGGTGCAGGTGCTGCCGGTCGGCTGGGCGTCGGTCTGCGTCGAGCACGGCGAGATGCGGGGCTGA
- a CDS encoding GNAT family N-acetyltransferase, which translates to MLRGRAVTLRPVTAGDVPALAAIRADPEVRRWWRGGDDLAAAVRADLDDEALSVYAIEHDGRVVGAIQWYAEDDPDYRHASMDVFLDPAVRGAGLGGDAIRTLVRHLIDEHGHHRFTIDPAAANTAAVRAYAKVGFRPVGVLRRYERGEDGRWHDGLLMDLLADELAD; encoded by the coding sequence ATGCTGCGCGGCCGGGCGGTGACCCTGCGGCCGGTGACGGCCGGGGACGTGCCGGCGCTCGCCGCGATCCGGGCCGACCCAGAGGTCCGGCGCTGGTGGCGCGGCGGCGACGACCTCGCCGCCGCCGTCCGGGCCGACCTCGACGACGAGGCCCTGTCGGTGTACGCGATCGAGCACGACGGCCGGGTGGTCGGCGCGATCCAGTGGTACGCCGAGGACGACCCCGACTACCGGCACGCCAGCATGGACGTCTTCCTCGACCCGGCGGTACGCGGCGCGGGGCTGGGCGGTGACGCGATCCGCACCCTGGTCCGGCACCTGATCGACGAGCACGGCCACCACCGGTTCACCATCGACCCGGCGGCGGCGAACACGGCGGCCGTGCGGGCGTACGCGAAGGTCGGCTTCCGCCCCGTCGGGGTGCTGCGCCGCTACGAGCGCGGCGAGGACGGGCGCTGGCACGACGGGCTGCTGATGGACCTGCTCGCCGACGAACTGGCCGACTGA
- a CDS encoding WD40 repeat domain-containing protein produces MSDELRTALRELGERMPPARLPGDPWAAGRRQRRRARWRTAGAVLVATLACALGVPAGLGAPGPWATPAAAPDGVPERIGLPYMWQATVEQDPPGPASLLFSGGGLGLRGIDGLDHEGKVAVLGRDGRYRMLLYGGRESVAGEEVLLSPDGRYVADSFTDGWVGVTDLTDGSRRVFTGWAGSTCCGTPVAWAPDGSALLVLHHAERTGQDAGYDGPWPSRLVLLELASGATRDLGPGLGDRWSVRTGSLAAFSPDGSRIVASAGDELVMLDRNGESSWSRQLGPDRRLAGIGAFTPDGSAVAVLHLDGCLSRCDADQRAARTWRVEYVDAATGRDGAGPALPPVRGQALRALGWRGGTDLVAVRYEPEPGTSTTDLPEWNDTGYWETGHVRLVALRPDGHVETLLDPPGPVWAMDVARDLLVAGRFGAPATDPRPFPARPVILFVAVPPALLVAAVLGSVLLWRRRRRWLRTMRPAPPGR; encoded by the coding sequence ATGAGCGACGAGTTGCGTACCGCGCTGCGTGAGCTGGGCGAGCGGATGCCGCCGGCCCGGCTGCCCGGTGACCCGTGGGCCGCCGGGCGGCGGCAGCGGCGGCGGGCCCGCTGGCGTACCGCCGGGGCGGTCCTGGTCGCGACGCTGGCCTGCGCGCTCGGCGTGCCGGCCGGGCTCGGGGCCCCGGGCCCGTGGGCGACGCCTGCGGCCGCCCCGGACGGCGTGCCGGAGCGGATCGGCCTGCCGTACATGTGGCAGGCCACCGTGGAGCAGGACCCGCCCGGGCCCGCCTCGCTGCTGTTCAGCGGCGGCGGCCTCGGCCTGCGCGGCATCGACGGCCTCGACCACGAGGGCAAGGTCGCGGTCCTCGGCCGCGACGGCCGGTACCGGATGCTGCTCTACGGCGGCCGGGAGAGTGTCGCGGGGGAGGAGGTACTGCTCTCCCCGGACGGCCGGTACGTCGCCGACAGCTTCACCGATGGCTGGGTGGGCGTCACCGACCTCACCGACGGCAGCCGCCGGGTCTTCACCGGCTGGGCCGGCAGCACCTGCTGCGGTACGCCGGTGGCCTGGGCGCCCGACGGCAGCGCGCTGCTCGTCCTGCACCATGCCGAGCGCACCGGCCAGGACGCCGGCTACGACGGCCCGTGGCCCAGCCGGCTGGTGCTGTTGGAGCTGGCCAGCGGCGCGACCAGGGACCTCGGGCCGGGCCTCGGCGACCGGTGGAGCGTGCGGACCGGCTCGCTGGCCGCCTTCTCCCCGGACGGTTCACGGATCGTGGCCAGCGCGGGCGACGAACTGGTCATGCTCGACCGCAACGGGGAGTCGTCCTGGTCCAGGCAGCTGGGGCCGGACCGCCGGCTCGCCGGGATCGGCGCGTTCACCCCCGACGGCTCGGCCGTCGCCGTGCTCCACCTGGACGGCTGCCTGAGCCGGTGCGACGCGGACCAGCGGGCCGCGCGCACCTGGCGGGTCGAGTACGTCGACGCCGCCACCGGACGCGACGGCGCCGGCCCCGCGCTCCCGCCGGTACGCGGGCAGGCACTGCGGGCGCTCGGCTGGCGTGGTGGGACCGACCTGGTGGCGGTGCGTTACGAACCGGAGCCGGGCACCAGCACTACCGACCTCCCGGAATGGAACGACACCGGCTACTGGGAGACCGGGCACGTCCGGCTGGTGGCCCTGCGCCCCGACGGTCACGTCGAGACGCTGCTCGACCCGCCCGGCCCGGTGTGGGCGATGGACGTGGCGCGGGACCTGCTGGTGGCCGGCCGCTTCGGCGCCCCGGCGACCGACCCTCGTCCGTTCCCGGCCCGGCCGGTCATCCTGTTCGTGGCGGTGCCGCCGGCCCTGCTGGTCGCCGCCGTGCTGGGGTCGGTGCTGCTCTGGCGGCGGCGCCGGCGGTGGCTGCGGACGATGCGCCCCGCCCCGCCGGGCCGCTGA
- a CDS encoding SigE family RNA polymerase sigma factor has protein sequence MDPEESFRAYVSGRIAALSRAAWLLTGDRHQAEDLVQLTLVRVARHWERVSAAGDPEPYVRRVMYTQHVSLWRRRWRQVDLRADPPEQATPDGSAGVARAMVVRAALARLAPRQRAVLVLRFFEDLTEAETADALGCSVSTVKSQTRDALARLRAHAPELADLVGVTTRRDR, from the coding sequence GTGGACCCTGAGGAGTCGTTCCGCGCGTACGTGTCCGGGCGGATCGCGGCCCTGTCCCGGGCGGCGTGGCTGCTGACCGGTGACCGGCACCAGGCCGAGGATCTCGTGCAGCTCACGCTGGTCCGGGTGGCCCGGCACTGGGAGCGGGTGAGCGCGGCCGGCGACCCCGAGCCGTACGTCCGGCGGGTCATGTACACCCAGCACGTCTCGCTCTGGCGGCGTCGCTGGCGGCAGGTGGACCTGCGCGCGGACCCGCCGGAGCAGGCGACGCCCGACGGGAGCGCCGGGGTCGCCCGCGCGATGGTGGTCCGTGCCGCACTCGCCCGGCTCGCCCCACGCCAACGGGCCGTGCTGGTGCTGCGCTTCTTCGAGGACCTCACCGAGGCGGAGACCGCTGACGCGCTCGGCTGCTCGGTCTCGACCGTCAAGAGCCAGACGCGGGACGCCCTGGCGCGGCTGCGGGCACACGCCCCCGAACTGGCCGACCTGGTCGGCGTGACCACACGGAGGGACCGATGA
- a CDS encoding DUF488 domain-containing protein, giving the protein MTLLTVGHGAADRERLGELLTGAGVALVVDVRRFPASRTNPDVRREELARWLPAAGVDYRWEQHLGGRRHTPAGTEEPDAWWTVAAFRAYAAYTRTADFRAALDAVLADAATRTTAVMCSESVWWRCHRRLIADVAVLAHGVPVSHLMPDGRLTPHRPAEGARRCGDRDLIWDA; this is encoded by the coding sequence GTGACACTGCTGACGGTGGGACACGGGGCGGCGGACCGGGAACGGCTGGGCGAGCTGCTGACGGGTGCCGGGGTCGCGCTCGTCGTGGACGTGCGGCGGTTCCCGGCGAGCCGGACCAACCCCGACGTACGCCGGGAGGAGCTGGCCCGCTGGCTGCCGGCGGCCGGCGTGGACTACCGCTGGGAGCAGCACCTCGGCGGCCGGCGGCACACCCCTGCCGGCACCGAGGAGCCGGACGCCTGGTGGACCGTCGCCGCCTTCCGGGCGTACGCGGCGTACACCCGTACCGCCGACTTCCGGGCGGCGCTGGACGCGGTGCTGGCCGACGCGGCGACCCGGACCACGGCGGTGATGTGCAGCGAGAGCGTCTGGTGGCGCTGCCACCGGCGGCTGATCGCCGACGTCGCCGTGCTGGCCCACGGCGTGCCGGTGTCCCACCTGATGCCCGACGGCCGGCTCACCCCGCACCGCCCCGCCGAGGGCGCCCGCCGCTGCGGTGACCGCGACCTGATCTGGGACGCCTGA
- a CDS encoding glycoside hydrolase family 9 protein, with protein sequence MRHPSSPRPPGAPPRSRLLLAAGTALVAGLALAVTGPAPASAVDATRTAATAGTATARTTPAAAGAFNYAEALQKSLYFYEAQQSGPLPDWNRVSWRGDSALTDGADVGLDLTGGWYDAGDHVKFGFPMAFSATMLAWGAVEYRAGYVASGQLPHLLNNLRFVNDYFVKAHPAPSVLYGQVGKGDDDHKWWGPAEVMPMARPAYKIDASCGGADLAGETAAAMAASSMVFRPADAAYADRLLGHAKQLHTFADTVRKNYHECITDATSFYRSWSGWQDELVWSAIWLYRATGDPAYLAKAESEYDRLGTENQSTTRSYKWTIAWDNKQFGAYVLLANLTGKQKYVDDANRWLDYWTVGVNGQRVPYSPGGMAVLDSWGALRYAANTAFAALVYSDKTTDATRKARYHDFAVRQIDYALGDNPRASSYVIGFGANPPKNPHHRTAHGSWWDSQTVPVETRHTLYGALVGGPSAANDAYTDNRSDYVMNEVATDYNAGFTSALARLTREYGGTPLAGFPRAETPDIDELTVETTVMQAEPRATGLKAIVYNKSAFPARALTDGKFRYYFRPDGTGPVTVTPGYTQGCPSPSTARQHSGDVWYVEVDCTGHTIAPAGQSQHRMEVQFKIGVPEGGTWDPTNDPSYQATAGPNRKVTLHSGATRVWGEEPGPAIPDTTAPTTPGTPVASAVTATGLTLTWPASTDAGGSGLAGYEVTQAQVGSDALVLLNSATNTLAVTRLLPERTYRFTVRARDGAGNRSAASPVAEVTTPVAPAPDTVAPTRPGTPTASAVTATGLTLSWAASTDDVGVTGYRVYRSAAGGDTLVGSPTGTTLAVTGLTAATAYQFFVVAVDAAGNASAASAPVAVTTADPPASGGCSVTWTASSWDTGFTANVALTNTGTTTIDGWTLAFAFPSAGQKVGQGWSATWTQTGTAVTATNISYNGRLAPGASTSVGFNGTHTGSNPKPTAFTLNGTPCTVS encoded by the coding sequence ATGCGCCATCCGAGCTCTCCACGCCCGCCGGGCGCCCCGCCCCGGTCGCGCCTCCTGCTGGCCGCCGGCACCGCCCTCGTCGCCGGCCTCGCCCTCGCCGTCACCGGCCCGGCGCCCGCGTCCGCCGTGGACGCCACGCGGACCGCCGCGACCGCCGGCACCGCCACGGCACGGACCACACCCGCCGCGGCCGGCGCGTTCAACTACGCCGAGGCGTTGCAAAAGTCGCTCTACTTCTACGAGGCGCAGCAGTCCGGCCCGCTGCCGGACTGGAACCGGGTCTCCTGGCGCGGCGACTCCGCGCTCACCGACGGCGCCGACGTCGGGCTCGACCTCACCGGCGGCTGGTACGACGCAGGCGACCACGTCAAGTTCGGCTTCCCGATGGCGTTCAGCGCCACCATGCTCGCCTGGGGCGCCGTCGAGTACCGCGCCGGCTACGTCGCCTCCGGCCAACTGCCCCACCTGCTCAACAACCTGCGCTTCGTCAACGACTACTTCGTCAAGGCGCACCCCGCGCCGAGCGTGCTCTACGGGCAGGTCGGCAAGGGCGACGACGACCACAAGTGGTGGGGCCCGGCCGAGGTGATGCCGATGGCGCGGCCCGCGTACAAGATCGACGCGAGCTGCGGCGGCGCGGACCTGGCGGGCGAGACGGCGGCGGCGATGGCCGCGTCGTCGATGGTCTTCCGGCCCGCCGACGCCGCCTACGCCGACCGGCTGCTCGGGCACGCGAAGCAGCTGCACACCTTCGCCGACACCGTGCGGAAGAACTACCACGAGTGCATCACCGACGCGACCAGCTTCTACCGCTCCTGGAGCGGCTGGCAGGACGAGCTGGTCTGGTCCGCCATCTGGCTGTACCGGGCCACCGGCGACCCCGCCTACCTGGCCAAGGCCGAGAGCGAGTACGACAGGCTCGGCACCGAGAACCAGAGCACCACCCGCTCCTACAAGTGGACCATCGCCTGGGACAACAAGCAGTTCGGGGCGTACGTGCTGCTGGCCAACCTGACCGGCAAGCAGAAGTACGTCGACGACGCCAACCGCTGGCTCGACTACTGGACCGTCGGCGTCAACGGGCAGCGGGTGCCGTACTCGCCCGGCGGGATGGCCGTGCTCGACTCGTGGGGGGCGCTGCGCTACGCCGCGAACACCGCCTTCGCCGCCCTCGTCTACAGCGACAAGACCACCGACGCCACCCGCAAGGCCCGCTACCACGACTTCGCGGTCCGGCAGATCGACTACGCGCTCGGCGACAACCCGCGCGCCTCCAGCTACGTCATCGGCTTCGGGGCCAACCCGCCGAAGAACCCGCACCACCGCACCGCGCACGGCTCCTGGTGGGACAGCCAGACCGTGCCCGTCGAGACGCGGCACACCCTCTACGGCGCGCTGGTCGGCGGCCCGTCGGCGGCCAACGACGCGTACACCGACAACCGGTCGGACTACGTGATGAACGAGGTCGCCACCGACTACAACGCCGGCTTCACCTCCGCGCTGGCCCGGCTCACCCGGGAGTACGGCGGCACTCCGCTCGCCGGCTTCCCCCGCGCCGAGACGCCCGACATCGACGAGCTGACCGTCGAGACCACGGTCATGCAGGCCGAGCCGCGCGCCACCGGCCTCAAGGCCATCGTCTACAACAAGTCGGCGTTCCCGGCCCGCGCCCTGACCGACGGGAAGTTCCGCTACTACTTCCGTCCCGACGGCACCGGCCCGGTCACGGTGACCCCCGGCTACACCCAGGGCTGCCCGTCGCCGTCCACGGCCCGCCAGCACAGCGGCGACGTCTGGTACGTCGAGGTGGACTGCACCGGGCACACCATCGCGCCCGCCGGGCAGTCGCAGCACCGGATGGAGGTGCAGTTCAAGATCGGCGTGCCCGAGGGCGGCACCTGGGACCCGACGAACGACCCGTCGTACCAGGCGACGGCGGGGCCGAACCGGAAGGTCACGCTCCACTCCGGCGCCACCCGCGTCTGGGGCGAGGAGCCCGGGCCGGCCATCCCGGACACCACCGCGCCGACCACCCCCGGCACCCCCGTCGCCTCGGCGGTCACCGCGACCGGGCTGACCCTCACCTGGCCCGCGTCCACCGATGCCGGCGGCAGCGGGCTGGCCGGCTACGAGGTCACCCAGGCGCAAGTGGGCAGCGACGCGCTCGTCCTGCTCAACTCGGCCACCAACACCCTGGCCGTGACCCGGCTGCTGCCCGAGCGCACGTACCGGTTCACGGTGCGGGCCCGCGACGGTGCCGGCAACCGCTCCGCCGCCTCGCCCGTGGCCGAGGTGACCACGCCCGTCGCGCCGGCCCCCGACACCGTCGCGCCGACCCGCCCCGGCACGCCGACCGCCTCGGCGGTCACCGCCACCGGGCTCACGCTGAGCTGGGCGGCGTCGACCGACGACGTCGGGGTCACCGGCTACCGGGTCTACCGGTCGGCCGCCGGTGGGGACACGCTTGTCGGCTCGCCCACCGGCACCACGCTGGCCGTGACCGGGCTGACCGCCGCGACCGCGTACCAGTTCTTCGTGGTGGCGGTGGACGCGGCCGGCAACGCCTCGGCGGCGTCCGCGCCGGTCGCCGTCACCACCGCCGACCCGCCCGCGTCCGGCGGCTGCTCCGTGACCTGGACGGCCAGCAGCTGGGACACCGGCTTCACCGCGAACGTCGCCCTCACCAACACCGGCACGACGACGATCGACGGCTGGACGCTCGCCTTCGCCTTCCCCAGCGCCGGCCAGAAGGTCGGCCAGGGCTGGTCGGCGACCTGGACCCAGACCGGCACCGCGGTCACCGCCACCAACATCTCCTACAACGGCCGGCTCGCGCCGGGGGCGTCGACGAGCGTCGGCTTCAACGGCACCCACACCGGCTCGAACCCGAAGCCCACGGCATTCACCCTCAACGGCACCCCCTGCACGGTCTCCTGA
- a CDS encoding LPXTG cell wall anchor domain-containing protein, whose amino-acid sequence MAHRRRVVRAAVSTAAATACLALATPAWASSTIAINPDHRDETAGGFSTRDCADPRFADRPADHDGWHFVLPGGKASGGFESLTLTFGTGTGEVTVTVPDADDAYPDALYPAGKNEDRLIHAYLFTPAGWTLLDGSAVITGTAGKFNLSHTCGGTAPSQSPSPSPSPTTSESPQPSESPSESASPSASAPPSESESPSDSASPSTPATDSPTASPGGSGGGEGGLPLTGVATTSIALGGLALIGGGALLMLRRRRDDITFTS is encoded by the coding sequence ATGGCACACCGTCGGCGCGTGGTGCGCGCGGCCGTTTCCACCGCAGCCGCCACCGCCTGCCTCGCCCTCGCCACCCCGGCCTGGGCGTCGAGCACCATTGCGATCAACCCGGACCACCGGGACGAGACGGCCGGCGGCTTCTCCACGCGGGACTGCGCCGACCCGCGGTTCGCGGACCGGCCGGCGGACCACGACGGCTGGCACTTCGTCCTGCCCGGCGGCAAGGCCTCGGGCGGCTTCGAGAGCCTCACGCTGACCTTCGGGACCGGCACGGGCGAGGTCACCGTCACCGTGCCGGACGCCGACGATGCCTACCCCGACGCCCTCTACCCGGCGGGGAAGAACGAGGACCGGCTGATCCACGCCTACCTCTTCACCCCGGCCGGCTGGACCCTGCTGGACGGCAGCGCCGTCATCACCGGGACCGCCGGCAAGTTCAACCTGAGCCACACCTGCGGGGGCACCGCGCCGTCGCAGTCGCCGAGCCCGAGCCCGTCGCCGACCACCTCGGAGTCGCCGCAGCCGTCGGAGTCCCCGTCGGAGTCGGCCTCCCCGAGCGCGTCCGCCCCGCCGTCGGAGTCGGAGTCGCCCTCGGACTCGGCCTCGCCGTCGACGCCGGCCACCGACTCGCCGACGGCCAGCCCCGGTGGCAGCGGCGGCGGTGAGGGCGGCCTGCCGCTGACGGGCGTGGCGACGACCAGCATCGCGCTGGGCGGGCTCGCCCTCATCGGGGGCGGCGCGCTGCTGATGCTGCGCCGTCGTCGCGACGACATCACCTTCACGAGCTGA